From a region of the Agromyces ramosus genome:
- a CDS encoding SDR family oxidoreductase, translated as MSRIFLAGASGVIGQRLIPLLIDAGHTVGGMTRSAGKADRLAELGAEPIVVDVFDRDALIAAVAAFEPDIILNELTDLPDDVDKISDHAELNARIRTEGNQNIIDAARASGAPKILAQTVAWQLPDGPDARAVEQLESAVLAEGGVVLSYGQFYGPGTYNENQIPSEPRVQIDSAAERTIEYLDAPSGVVVITD; from the coding sequence ATGTCCAGAATCTTCCTCGCCGGAGCATCCGGAGTCATCGGTCAGCGCCTCATCCCGCTGCTGATCGATGCCGGCCACACTGTCGGCGGCATGACGCGATCGGCGGGCAAGGCGGACCGCCTCGCTGAACTCGGTGCCGAGCCGATCGTGGTCGATGTCTTCGATCGCGACGCACTGATCGCCGCCGTCGCCGCGTTCGAGCCTGACATCATCCTGAACGAACTCACCGACCTGCCCGACGACGTCGACAAGATCAGCGATCACGCTGAGCTCAACGCGCGCATCCGCACCGAGGGGAACCAAAACATCATCGACGCCGCTCGAGCGAGCGGCGCTCCGAAGATCCTCGCCCAGACCGTGGCATGGCAACTCCCCGATGGGCCGGACGCTCGTGCGGTTGAACAACTCGAATCCGCCGTTCTTGCGGAAGGCGGGGTCGTGCTCAGCTACGGGCAGTTCTACGGACCTGGCACATACAACGAAAACCAGATCCCATCCGAGCCACGAGTGCAGATCGACAGCGCGGCAGAGCGCACAATCGAGTACCTCGACGCACCGTCCGGTGTAGTCGTCATCACCGACTAA
- a CDS encoding MFS transporter — MAGAAVAFTSLYLAAGALTPLLVAYKQQWDFPPAMLSAAFAVYAIGFLVAALTLGSLSDYLGRRPVLIGALIVQLGSVLLFLVGTDINWVIAGRIIQGIASGAATSAFTAALVELAPDNKKRLGAILGSVSLTGGLALGSLLAGLAIQLTREANTVIFTALIALTILGGITVLASPETATRRSGAVRSLIPRVSVPLAARKEFFAAAPVVAAVWMLAGLSGGLAPNMVRSVFHLDSPLLNGVTGFLAPAMSTITGLAFAKVPPRRAMSIGISASIIGAAGIIGGVFAGSLAVMMIGQAIAGIGFGASFSAALQLVVPRVAAHQRAGIVAAIYVVSYLAFGVPIVIEGQLVEPLGEIPAVVGYTALTILFALISLVAQAHLRRRG; from the coding sequence ATGGCGGGAGCCGCTGTCGCGTTCACCAGCCTGTATCTCGCGGCTGGGGCGTTGACGCCGTTGCTCGTGGCGTACAAGCAGCAATGGGACTTCCCGCCTGCAATGCTCAGTGCCGCGTTCGCTGTCTATGCGATCGGGTTTCTCGTTGCAGCGCTCACGCTTGGCTCGCTTTCGGACTATCTCGGCCGTCGGCCTGTGCTGATCGGCGCGTTGATCGTGCAGCTGGGCTCGGTCCTCTTGTTCCTCGTGGGCACGGACATCAATTGGGTCATCGCGGGTCGCATCATCCAGGGAATCGCGAGCGGGGCGGCCACTTCTGCGTTCACCGCGGCACTGGTCGAACTCGCGCCCGATAACAAGAAGCGCCTCGGCGCGATCCTTGGCAGCGTCAGTCTCACGGGAGGTCTGGCGCTCGGATCGCTATTGGCTGGACTGGCGATACAGCTCACCCGAGAGGCGAACACGGTCATTTTCACCGCGCTGATCGCGCTCACGATCCTCGGTGGCATCACGGTACTTGCTTCTCCGGAGACCGCGACGCGCAGGAGCGGCGCAGTGCGGTCGCTGATTCCCCGCGTGTCCGTCCCGCTCGCGGCACGGAAAGAGTTCTTCGCCGCCGCTCCCGTCGTCGCTGCGGTGTGGATGCTCGCTGGACTCTCCGGCGGCTTGGCGCCGAACATGGTGCGCAGCGTGTTCCATCTCGACAGTCCCCTCCTCAACGGAGTCACCGGATTCCTCGCACCAGCGATGTCCACCATCACCGGACTCGCTTTCGCCAAGGTGCCCCCGCGCCGCGCGATGAGCATTGGCATCTCCGCATCGATCATCGGCGCAGCTGGCATCATCGGAGGCGTCTTCGCCGGAAGCCTGGCCGTCATGATGATCGGGCAGGCGATCGCCGGCATCGGATTCGGCGCGTCCTTCAGCGCGGCGCTCCAATTGGTCGTTCCTCGTGTCGCAGCGCATCAGCGAGCTGGAATCGTCGCAGCCATCTATGTCGTCTCCTACCTCGCCTTCGGCGTGCCGATCGTCATCGAGGGCCAGCTCGTCGAACCGCTTGGAGAGATTCCCGCCGTCGTCGGCTATACCGCACTCACGATCCTCTTCGCCCTCATCAGCCTCGTCGCCCAAGCCCACCTCAGGCGCCGGGGCTGA
- a CDS encoding dihydrofolate reductase family protein — MSSSVLYMSMSLDGYIAGPNDEPDNPGGDGFDRLHEWIFTADPGWNVRPSGPARDFHDEGNATGAVLAGRRTVEQVDHWGGDTHGVPIFVPSHRPPGPSVANYPLVTYVSDGIESAMAQAKSAAGDRNVLVHGAYTAQRALEAGVLDELQIHQIPVLFGGGRRLFDVLPSRIELDIVRVIDTPEATHIRYRVRR; from the coding sequence ATGTCCTCATCAGTCCTCTACATGTCGATGTCCCTCGACGGGTACATCGCTGGTCCGAACGACGAACCGGACAACCCCGGCGGCGACGGCTTCGACCGGCTGCACGAGTGGATATTCACTGCGGATCCGGGCTGGAACGTCCGGCCGTCCGGGCCGGCCAGGGACTTTCACGACGAGGGGAATGCGACCGGTGCGGTGCTCGCGGGTCGGCGGACCGTGGAGCAGGTCGATCACTGGGGCGGTGACACCCACGGTGTTCCGATCTTCGTGCCCAGCCACCGGCCGCCCGGTCCCTCGGTGGCGAACTATCCGTTGGTGACGTACGTGAGCGACGGAATCGAAAGTGCGATGGCGCAGGCGAAGTCAGCGGCCGGCGACCGGAACGTGTTGGTGCATGGTGCGTATACCGCGCAGCGGGCGCTCGAGGCCGGGGTGTTGGACGAATTGCAGATCCATCAGATCCCGGTGCTGTTCGGCGGTGGTCGTCGCTTGTTCGACGTCCTGCCGTCACGGATCGAGTTGGACATCGTTCGGGTGATCGACACCCCGGAGGCGACACACATCCGCTACCGAGTCCGCCGCTGA